Proteins encoded in a region of the Pocillopora verrucosa isolate sample1 chromosome 11, ASM3666991v2, whole genome shotgun sequence genome:
- the LOC136284443 gene encoding DELTA-stichotoxin-She4b-like translates to MSPTNRGIAIGIANETSHQWNAMNAYFYSGSPGPNVLPEFVKSQEAILYTATKPTGLPRGSVGVITFFIPDDNMTVAVMFSVPFDRNLFENWWDAKVYRNKTEADYNVWSFMYYNHNPFRGDDGWHEKQISEGYRVKGIMTSTGQCKLQLKIWKPESLQTEITA, encoded by the coding sequence ATGTCACCCACAAATCGGGGAATTGCCATTGGCATCGCTAATGAAACATCCCATCAGTGGAATGCAATGAATGCATACTTCTATTCCGGTTCCCCCGGCCCAAATGTCCTACCCGAATTCGTGAAGAGCCAGGAAGCAATTCTGTATACGGCCACGAAACCAACTGGTCTACCAAGAGGAAGTGTGGGGGTGATTACCTTCTTTATCCCAGATGACAACATGACCGTAGCAGTCATGTTCAGTGTACCATTCGACCGcaatttgtttgaaaactgGTGGGATGCCAAGGTTTATCGCAATAAGACAGAAGCTGACTATAATGTGTGGTCTTTCATGTATTACAATCACAATCCCTTCCGAGGTGATGACGGCTGGCATGAGAAACAAATAAGTGAAGGTTACCGCGTGAAGGGCATCATGACAAGCACAGGCCAATGTAAGCTGCAGTTAAAGATCTGGAAGCCGGAATCTCTACAAACTGAAATAACTGCGTGA
- the LOC136284374 gene encoding DELTA-stichotoxin-She4b-like has translation MDKVVIPADQFVENLFNSMPPTRLGIAIGIANETSYKWSGTNAFFFSGKPGQITSLPEFVEIDQVAPFTATKRTGWLSGSAGVITFFIPDKDVTVAVMFSVPFSRSVYENWWNAKVYRNKKEADKDMWSQMYYRQEPFKGDDGWHEKEIGEGYRVKGYMTSLSRCKLQLKVWNDKVYRNKKEADKGMSSQMNYQEPFEGDNGGHEEEIGEGYHVEGIMTSSSRRKLQLKISKPKPLPTVTHRNSYFERLIERVVSSFRHRKIVPSSLPKAN, from the coding sequence ATGGATAAAGTAGTGATACCAGCCGATCAGTTTGTGGAAAATCTTTTCAATTCAATGCCACCCACAAGGCTAGGAATTGCCATCGGCATCGCTAATGAAACATCTTATAAGTGGAGTGGAACGAATGCATTCTTCTTTTCTGGTAAACCTGGGCAAATTACCAGTTTACCTGAATTCGTGGAAATAGATCAAGTAGCACCGTTCACTGCAACCAAAAGAACTGGTTGGCTAAGTGGAAGTGCGGGCGTGATTACCTTCTTCATCCCAGATAAAGACGTGACCGTAGCAGTCATGTTCAGTGTACCATTCTCCCGCTCTGTGTATGAAAACTGGTGGAATGCCAAGGTTTATCGCAATAAGAAAGAAGCTGACAAGGATATGTGGTCTCAAATGTACTACCGGCAAGAACCCTTCAAAGGTGATGACGGCTGGCATGAGAAAGAAATAGGTGAAGGTTACCGCGTGAAGGGCTACATGACAAGCTTAAGCCGATGTAAGCTACAGTTAAAGGTCTGGAATGACAAGGTTTATCGCAATAAGAAAGAAGCTGACAAGGGTATGTCGTCTCAAATGAACTATCAAGAACCCTTCGAAGGTGATAACGGCGGGCATGAGGAAGAAATAGGTGAAGGTTACCACGTGGAGGGCATCATGACAAGCTCAAGCCGACGTAAGCTACAGTTAAAGATCTCGAAGCCGAAACCTCTGCCAACTGTCACCCACCGCAATTCTTATTTTGAGCGGTTGATCGAACGTGTAGTGTCGTCATTCAGACATAGAAAGATTGTTCCTTCTTCATTGCCAAAGGCTAACTga
- the LOC136284242 gene encoding DELTA-stichotoxin-Hcr4a-like: MRMKTYALLTVNILAVCSMGYCVSGAHVEFKDDIEEMENTKQEIDTPRKTKCPVATGSVGVVTYYTQGADKTVAVMFSVPFDYNLYSNWWDVKIYNGMKRATYDMYEDMYYNHPYQGDNGWHTKYANGFQVKGTMTSAGECVMELRITN; the protein is encoded by the exons ATGAGAATGAAGACATATGCACTTTTGACGGTCAACATCCTGGCTGTGTGCTCCATGGGATACTGTGTATCAG GTGCCCACGTTGAATTCAAAGATGATATTGAAGAAATGGAAAACACTAAACAGGAGATAG ATACTCCCAGGAAGACTAAATGTCCTGTAGCTACGGGAAGTGTGGGTGTGGTTACCTACTACACGCAAGGTGCTGACAAGACCGTAGCAGTCATGTTCAGCGTACCATTCGACTACAACTTGTACAGCAACTGGTGGGATGTTAAGATTTATAACGGGATGAAAAGAGCCACTTATGACATGTACGAAGACATGTATTACAATCATCCTTATCAAGGGGATAATGGCTGGCATACCAAATACGCAAATGGGTTCCAGGTAAAAGGAACAATGACAAGCGCTGGAGAGTGTGTAATGGAATTACGTATCACTAACTGA
- the LOC131772833 gene encoding QRFP-like peptide receptor: MPVTTRNSSFHNFSSKDGFQDFTLDTNLKVIFFFLGFVAFLIIIANGLVFVLAWNMKYLRTRTNFFLFSLAASDLLSGAVVVPLVLSCNIVTVNQSLCIAMDICQRGLAISTILHLSSAVIERYLKISSPFRYTSIVTKPRISCVLISIWILAMSVSLSQLFIISSQDVTKAYLVYNTTVLSLFVFVPFFITVLAFIRIYFIMKQSKKSRMRLTITVRENTTNSTQRKKRVNTKRSLIVYLAMLLCFVFAWFPYFFLTLLIDLDNSVEMSIPHWMNALFLFLKVSSALFNPLLFTFFKADFQKALNQMTSGKLCKQVANTQDESARKRFGSNSMQTNQTHLQHKTFEIEEPKSLIINHLTR; this comes from the coding sequence ATGCCTGTGACAACGAGGAATTCTTCATTTCACAACTTTTCATCCAAGGATGGATTCCAAGATTTTACCCTCGACACAAATTTGAAAGTGATATTCTTCTTCCTGGGTTTCGTTGCCTTTCTAATCATCATTGCCAATGGTCTTGTCTTTGTGTTGGCTTGGAATATGAAGTATCTCCGCACCAGAAcaaacttctttcttttcagcttaGCAGCAAGTGATTTGCTCTCAGGTGCAGTGGTTGTTCCACTCGTTCTATCGTGTAACATTGTAACGGTCAATCAGTCGCTTTGTATCGCTATGGATATCTGTCAGCGGGGTTTAGCCATCTCGACGATACTGCATCTTTCGTCCGCAGTCATCGAACGATATTTGAAGATATCTTCGCCTTTTAGGTACACGTCTATTGTCACCAAGCCTCGAATTTCTTGTGTGTTAATTTCCATCTGGATATTAGCCATGTCTGTGTCTCTTTCTCAGTTGTTTATCATCTCTTCGCAAGACGTTACTAAAGCTTACCTCGTCTACAACACAACAGTTCTTTCACTGTTTGTGTTTGTGCCATTCTTCATCACAGTTTTGGCTTTCATTCGCATTTATTTCATCATGAAACAGAGTAAAAAATCAAGAATGAGGCTGACCATTACTGTAAGAGAAAATACAACAAACTCGACGCAACGAAAGAAAAGAGTGAACACCAAAAGATCATTGATAGTGTACCTTGCtatgttgttgtgttttgttttcgcttggtttccttatttttttctgacgCTCCTGATAGACTTGGATAATTCAGTAGAGATGAGTATCCCTCATTGGATGAAcgctttgtttttatttctaaagGTCAGCTCTGCTCTATTCAATCcacttttatttactttttttaaggcAGATTTTCAAAAAGCGCTCAATCAAATGACCTCCGGAAAGCTTTGCAAACAAGTTGCTAATACACAGGATGAAAGTGCGCGAAAAAGATTTGGATCTAATTCCATGCAGACCAACCAAACCCATCTTCAGCACAAGACATTTGAGATAGAAGAACCGAAATCTTTAATTATCAATCACCTGACAAGATAA